One part of the Anopheles coustani chromosome 2, idAnoCousDA_361_x.2, whole genome shotgun sequence genome encodes these proteins:
- the LOC131264454 gene encoding intraflagellar transport protein 74 homolog has protein sequence MADNNNNSSIQPASHRGMAYFAMNDSSTPSQTATMRPGTTIKPPSALRSGTASRLAANNINTKSSIATQRIGSALGNAGNKMSERPITQHGISGLSTSYSRPGATASGNRQIKDKRYWQALLQSKIHEISYETSKLSNDKKFLDRERSARKLYEKRVKDAAKDLTNLQSTLTSMNLALDNCSSGMTRQHLLNETVALREQNEHIQEQLEVIFKQRQLKDTENRGLENETAKEKNISKEMINSLTDEEQRKYRDLQFVSENLQKQNTVFHTRISEMEKQKERLLSTITNSQSRAEAHRLKLKLKELSAKRNSMYDEANNRLTPAQEREKLIIEVRSNNKALSGIGRQLKIIEDQLNEKKELWQQIQHDLEEGNSERHIKYKELKKRDEVMSSFLNGFKKTMDQEKQRIELLKNQITFAIEQITLQGINMKGLREDKSDKLDNDEIISKNDLNSHAGLIKEYKKLSILLKQLQILENRTRQQVNTLRQEETDTMKLIKKYMNLEIPRSTAIAKMNDLSSALQELDDKKRVTDNVVEEARSRHQDLKIKLKSNETYRQLSHLEEKLIDILKENKSLQSTFDQLQQENDYSPIREEVNAMVNEYNTLLCSETDTYCMNNLF, from the exons ATGGcggataataataataactcaTCGATACAGCCAGCATCGCACCGAGGAATGGCGTACTTTGCAATGAACGATTCGTCAACACCGAGCCAAACGGCTACTATGAGGCCTGGGACGACTATTAA GCCTCCTTCGGCATTACGTAGTGGTACTGCAAGTAGACTGGCAGCAAACAATATTAATACCAAAAGCTCAATTGCCACGCAACGTATTGGCTCTGCGCTTGGAAACGCAGGAAAC AAGATGAGTGAAAGACCCATAACTCAGCATGGGATAAGCGGTCTATCGACATCGTATAGTCGCCCAGGTGCAACCGCCAGTGGGAATCGTCAAATTAAAGATAAGCGATATTGGCAAGCATTATTACAAAGTAAAATACATGAAATCAGCTATGAGACTAGCAAACtttcaaatgataaaaaattccTCGACCGCGAACGATCAGCTCGTAAGTTGTACGAAAAGCGTGTAAAGGATGCCGCCAAAGATTTGACAAACTTACAGTCAACTCTCACATCAATGAATTTGGCATTGGACAACTGCAGTTCGGGTATGACTAGACAACATCTCCTTAATGAAACTGTAGCTCTACGAGAGCAAAACGAACATATTCAGGAGCAGTTGGAAGTCATATTTAAGCAACGTCAACTCAAAGACACCGAAAATCGGGGCTTAGAAAATGAAACCGCTAAGGAAAAGAATATAAGCAAAGAGATGATAAACTCTTTAACCGATGAGGAACAGCGCAAATATCGAGATCTTCAGTTTGTTTCCGAAAatctacaaaaacaaaacactgtaTTTCATACGCGAAtaagtgaaatggaaaaacaaaaggagcGGCTTCTTTCAACAATAACAAATTCGCAAAGTAGGGCTGAAGCACACCGCCTCAAATTGAAACTAAAAGAGTTATCTGCTAAAAGGAACTCGATGTACGATGAAGCTAATAATCGACTCACTCCGGCGCAAGAACGCGAGAAACTGATCATCGAAGTTCGTTCTAACAACAAAGCTCTCAGTGGAATTGGAAGACAGTTGAAAATAATCGAAGATCAGCTGAATGAGAAAAAGGAATTATGGCAACAAATTCAGCACGATCTTGAAGAGGGGAACTCAGAAAGACACATCAAGTATAAGGAACTTAAAAAACGCGATGAAGTCATGTCGTCTTTCTTGAACGGTTTCAAAAAAACTATGGATCAAGAAAAGCAAA GAATAGAATTgctgaaaaatcaaataactttCGCAATTGAACAAATCACGCTACAAGGAATTAACATGAAAGGTTTGAGAGAGGATAAATCAGATAAACTAGATAATGACGAAATTATATCCAAGAACGATCTTAACTCTCATGCTGGTCTCATAAAAGAGTATAAAAAACTCAGTATTCTACTCAAACAACTTCAAATTCTTGAAAACCGAACTAGGCAGCAAGTAAACACTTTACGGCAAGAAGAAACGGATACaatgaaattgattaaaaaatacatgaaTTTGGAAATACCTCGATCCACCGCCATCGCTAAAATGAACGATCTCTCTTCAGCGCTGCAGGAGTTAGACGATAAAAAGCGTGTGACTGACAATGTGGTTGAGGAAGCACGAAGTCGACAtcaagatttaaaaataaaactaaaaagcaATGAGACTTATCGTCAATTATCCCACCTCGAAGAAAAGCTGATCGATAttctcaaagaaaacaaatcactaCAGAGCACTTTTGATCAGCTACAGCAG GAGAATGATTATTCACCAATACGTGAGGAAGTAAATGCCATGGTCAACGAATATAACACACTACTCTGTTCAGAAACAGATACATATtgcatgaataatttattttag